From a single Cytophagales bacterium WSM2-2 genomic region:
- the parC gene encoding DNA topoisomerase IV subunit A, whose translation MSKKIKSKDKAAGSNGAVHSIAIDGMYEDWFLDYASYVILERAVPRIEDGFKPVQRRIMHSLKEMDDGRFNKVANVIGSTMQYHPHGDAAIGEAVVNIGQKDILLDTQGNWGDVRTGDSAAAPRYIEARLSKFALDVVYNAQTTEWQLSYDGRKKEPVTLPVKFPLLLAQGVEGIAVGLSTKILPHNFIELIKASIDVLKGKNPKIYPDFPTGGIADFSEYDQGYRGGKIKVRARIEIVDKKTLAIKEIPFGTTTASLMESIVKASEKGKIKVKQVIDNTAKNVEILVNLQPGISPEIAIDALYAFTDCEVSISPNACVIVDDKPQFMKVNDILKVNTDLSVKLLKRELEIRKGELMEKILFSSLEKIFIEKRIYRDIEDCETFEEVISTTDKGLKPYKKQFYREITRDDILRLLEIRIKRISKYDSFKADEMLRDLEKELKETLHHLKHLTDYAIAYYQNLLDKYGKGRERKTEIKSFQSVAATEVISNNQKLYVNRVDGFIGWGLKKDEFIADCSELDDVIVLRRDGKALVSRIKEKVFMGKDILHVGIWKKGDERMVYNLIYSDGKSGKTFAKRFTMPAIIRDKEYNLDMGNPNSKVHYLSANPNGEAEVVEVKLSQSSTARKKIFDFDFSELEIKGRGAKGNTITKYPVRKVDFKEGRGSTLSGLELWFDEASGRLNKDKRGWHVGKFDGEDKIIAISKSGNYKITNFDLNNRYEPENKTLLIEKFNAKKIISAVYVDGESKQYFVKRFQIETTTPDKDFNFISEGIGSRLEFATSSENAEIQIETVKGKAKEKETEIVNLEDIVDVKGWKAMGNRLSQNKVTKVIAVEDPEDTGLEDGDDENDVVEMTEAKDSPSSKKKWETDPEEEQASLFEEKQPSQQPLVNGKPAKAKAPQPKEAKQSSLFGEKEKSKPSESKEEEVKKDNEGFTPGQTIELEL comes from the coding sequence ATGAGCAAGAAAATAAAATCTAAAGACAAAGCTGCTGGGAGTAATGGAGCAGTGCATTCGATCGCCATCGATGGAATGTATGAAGACTGGTTTCTCGACTACGCCTCGTACGTAATTCTGGAACGCGCAGTTCCACGAATTGAGGATGGATTCAAGCCGGTGCAGCGCAGGATCATGCATTCGCTGAAGGAAATGGATGACGGTCGCTTTAACAAAGTGGCCAATGTGATCGGAAGTACGATGCAATATCACCCGCATGGAGATGCGGCTATCGGTGAAGCTGTTGTCAATATAGGTCAGAAGGACATACTATTAGACACGCAGGGTAACTGGGGTGATGTTCGGACGGGAGATAGTGCTGCAGCACCGCGTTACATCGAAGCGCGTCTTTCCAAGTTCGCACTGGACGTAGTTTACAATGCGCAGACCACTGAGTGGCAACTGTCATACGATGGAAGAAAAAAGGAACCCGTAACACTTCCGGTAAAATTCCCGCTGCTCCTTGCACAAGGTGTGGAGGGTATTGCTGTCGGACTCTCGACTAAAATTCTTCCACACAATTTTATTGAACTTATCAAGGCATCAATTGATGTACTGAAAGGAAAGAACCCTAAAATCTATCCTGATTTTCCAACTGGTGGTATTGCCGATTTTTCAGAATATGATCAAGGCTATCGTGGCGGGAAAATTAAAGTCCGGGCCAGAATTGAGATTGTTGACAAGAAAACACTAGCTATTAAAGAAATTCCTTTCGGAACTACCACAGCTTCGTTAATGGAATCTATTGTGAAGGCAAGTGAGAAGGGGAAGATCAAAGTCAAACAAGTAATAGACAACACGGCAAAAAATGTGGAGATTCTGGTAAACCTCCAGCCGGGAATTTCCCCGGAGATTGCTATTGACGCCCTTTATGCCTTTACGGATTGTGAAGTTTCTATTTCGCCCAACGCCTGTGTGATCGTTGATGACAAACCTCAGTTCATGAAAGTGAACGATATATTGAAAGTCAACACCGATCTGAGCGTGAAGTTGCTGAAGCGAGAACTGGAGATCAGGAAGGGAGAGCTGATGGAGAAGATATTATTCTCTTCCCTGGAAAAAATATTTATTGAAAAACGGATTTACCGCGATATTGAGGATTGCGAAACGTTTGAAGAGGTTATTTCTACAACTGATAAGGGATTGAAACCCTACAAGAAGCAATTCTATCGTGAGATCACCCGTGACGATATTCTTCGCCTGCTGGAAATACGTATCAAGCGGATTTCCAAGTACGATTCATTCAAAGCGGATGAAATGCTCCGTGACCTGGAAAAGGAATTGAAGGAGACACTCCATCACCTGAAGCACCTGACCGACTATGCTATTGCCTATTACCAAAACTTGCTGGATAAATATGGCAAGGGTCGCGAACGTAAAACGGAGATCAAGAGCTTCCAGTCGGTTGCTGCTACCGAAGTTATTTCTAACAACCAGAAGCTGTATGTCAACCGGGTGGATGGTTTTATAGGTTGGGGTTTGAAGAAAGACGAATTCATTGCTGATTGCTCCGAGCTTGATGATGTGATTGTACTCCGAAGGGACGGCAAGGCATTGGTAAGCCGCATCAAAGAGAAAGTGTTTATGGGCAAAGATATTTTGCATGTAGGCATCTGGAAGAAAGGGGATGAGCGGATGGTGTACAACCTAATCTACAGTGATGGCAAGAGCGGCAAGACTTTTGCAAAACGCTTTACTATGCCAGCGATCATCAGGGATAAAGAGTACAACCTTGATATGGGAAACCCCAATAGCAAGGTGCATTACCTCAGCGCGAACCCCAATGGTGAGGCAGAAGTAGTGGAAGTGAAGCTTAGCCAGAGCAGCACAGCGCGCAAGAAGATCTTTGATTTTGATTTTTCTGAATTGGAAATCAAAGGCCGTGGCGCGAAAGGAAATACGATTACCAAGTACCCGGTTCGCAAAGTGGATTTCAAAGAGGGAAGAGGCTCTACACTCAGCGGGCTTGAACTATGGTTTGACGAAGCCAGTGGCCGCCTGAATAAAGACAAACGTGGCTGGCATGTGGGTAAATTTGATGGAGAAGATAAGATCATAGCCATCAGCAAGTCGGGGAACTATAAGATCACCAACTTCGATCTGAACAACCGATACGAACCAGAGAACAAAACGCTATTGATCGAGAAGTTCAATGCAAAGAAGATAATCTCTGCCGTTTACGTTGATGGGGAAAGTAAGCAGTACTTTGTGAAGCGATTCCAGATTGAAACCACCACTCCCGACAAGGACTTTAATTTCATCAGTGAAGGAATTGGTTCGCGCCTGGAGTTTGCGACCAGCTCGGAAAACGCGGAGATACAGATTGAAACGGTGAAAGGAAAGGCTAAAGAGAAAGAGACTGAAATTGTCAATTTGGAAGATATTGTTGACGTGAAAGGATGGAAGGCCATGGGGAATCGTCTTTCGCAAAATAAGGTTACGAAAGTGATCGCGGTGGAGGATCCGGAAGACACCGGCCTCGAAGATGGCGATGACGAAAACGATGTTGTCGAGATGACGGAAGCTAAAGACTCTCCGTCATCAAAAAAAAAATGGGAAACCGATCCAGAGGAAGAGCAAGCAAGCCTCTTCGAGGAAAAGCAGCCAAGCCAGCAGCCGCTCGTCAACGGAAAACCGGCCAAAGCAAAAGCGCCCCAGCCAAAAGAAGCAAAACAGTCAAGCCTCTTCGGAGAAAAGGAAAAAAGTAAGCCCTCGGAAAGCAAAGAAGAAGAAGTAAAGAAGGACAACGAAGGGTTTACTCCCGGGCAGACAATAGAATTAGAATTGTAA
- the parE gene encoding DNA topoisomerase (ATP-hydrolyzing) has protein sequence MAKDSIEYNESSIKSLDWREHIRLRPGMYIGKLGDGSAKDDGIYVLVKEVIDNCIDEHMMGYGKVIDVKITESKVVVRDYGRGIPLGKVVDVVSKINTGAKYDSGAFQKSVGLNGVGTKAVNALSNYFKVQAFRDGATKLAEFKKGILTSDPKQSKSSEKNGTLVEFEPDNTMFKHYHFIPEYLDDLMWNYAFLNAGLIINYNDRKFFSKDGLLDLLRQKSDAEENRYPIVHFKGEDIEVALTHGNQYGEEYYSFVNGQNTTQGGTHLAAFREGIVRGVRDFYKKDFDAADIRASIIGAIAVRVQEPVFESQTKTKLGSINMSPDGPSVKNYVGDFVAKELEICLHKNAAVADAMLKRIMQSERERKEIAGIKKLANERAKKANLHNRKLRDCRFHFDDEKGERGPESMIFITEGDSASGSITKSRDVETQAVFSLRGKPLNCFGLTKKVVYENEEFNLLQHALNIEDGLDGLRYNQVIIATDADVDGMHIRLLLMTFFLQFFPDLVKAGHVYVLDTPLFRVRNKKDTIYCYSEEEKQAAVGKLGSKPEITRFKGLGEISPDEFGTFIGENIRLQPVLIDKEKQIVKTLEFYMGKNTPDRQEFIIDNLRIELDKVSVKEEVTEESEA, from the coding sequence ATGGCGAAGGATAGCATTGAGTACAATGAGTCGAGTATTAAGTCACTCGACTGGAGGGAGCACATCCGTTTACGTCCGGGGATGTATATCGGAAAATTGGGTGATGGCTCGGCAAAGGACGATGGTATTTATGTGCTCGTGAAGGAGGTAATCGACAACTGTATTGATGAGCACATGATGGGTTACGGTAAAGTGATCGACGTCAAAATCACGGAATCAAAAGTGGTTGTTCGCGACTACGGCCGTGGTATTCCTTTGGGGAAGGTGGTCGATGTTGTTTCGAAGATCAACACTGGCGCGAAGTATGACTCAGGAGCATTTCAGAAATCAGTGGGTTTGAACGGTGTGGGTACCAAAGCAGTAAATGCGCTTTCCAATTATTTCAAAGTGCAGGCATTCCGTGATGGAGCTACAAAATTGGCAGAGTTTAAGAAAGGAATACTGACGAGCGACCCGAAGCAATCCAAATCTTCTGAGAAGAACGGAACACTGGTTGAGTTTGAGCCTGATAACACGATGTTCAAGCATTATCATTTTATCCCTGAATACCTGGATGACTTGATGTGGAACTATGCGTTCCTCAATGCAGGGTTGATCATCAACTACAATGACAGAAAATTCTTTTCTAAAGATGGGCTTCTGGATCTGCTACGACAAAAATCGGATGCTGAAGAAAACCGTTACCCGATTGTTCACTTCAAAGGAGAGGACATCGAAGTTGCACTTACCCATGGCAACCAGTACGGAGAAGAATATTATTCGTTTGTGAATGGTCAGAACACCACGCAAGGAGGAACTCACCTGGCTGCATTCCGTGAAGGAATTGTCCGCGGTGTTCGTGATTTCTATAAAAAAGATTTTGACGCAGCAGACATCCGGGCGAGTATTATAGGGGCGATTGCCGTTCGGGTACAAGAACCCGTGTTCGAATCTCAAACGAAAACAAAGCTTGGTTCAATTAACATGTCACCCGATGGACCATCGGTTAAAAACTATGTCGGTGATTTCGTAGCTAAAGAACTGGAGATATGCCTGCATAAAAATGCAGCGGTAGCAGATGCCATGCTCAAGCGCATCATGCAGTCGGAGCGTGAACGCAAGGAAATTGCCGGTATCAAGAAGCTGGCCAACGAGCGTGCAAAAAAAGCAAACCTTCACAACCGTAAACTCCGCGATTGTCGTTTTCACTTCGATGATGAAAAAGGAGAACGCGGTCCTGAGTCGATGATCTTCATCACGGAGGGTGACTCGGCCAGTGGTTCAATCACCAAATCGCGTGATGTGGAGACGCAGGCCGTATTCAGTTTGCGCGGAAAACCTCTGAACTGTTTTGGCCTTACAAAAAAAGTGGTTTATGAAAATGAAGAGTTCAATCTTCTTCAGCACGCGTTGAATATTGAAGATGGCTTGGATGGCCTTCGCTACAACCAGGTGATCATCGCTACCGATGCCGATGTTGACGGGATGCACATCCGGTTATTGTTAATGACTTTTTTCCTGCAATTCTTCCCTGACCTTGTGAAAGCAGGGCACGTGTATGTTTTGGATACTCCGCTTTTCCGCGTAAGGAATAAAAAAGATACGATTTACTGCTATAGCGAAGAAGAGAAGCAAGCAGCTGTAGGCAAATTGGGAAGCAAGCCGGAGATTACCCGGTTCAAAGGACTAGGTGAAATCTCGCCGGATGAGTTTGGGACTTTTATTGGTGAAAACATCCGTTTGCAACCTGTGCTTATTGATAAGGAAAAACAAATTGTAAAAACCCTGGAGTTCTACATGGGTAAGAATACACCTGACCGTCAGGAATTTATTATTGATAATTTGAGAATTGAGTTGGATAAGGTATCAGTCAAGGAAGAAGTGACTGAAGAATCTGAAGCCTGA
- a CDS encoding 3-hydroxybutyryl-CoA dehydrogenase produces the protein MNNIAVIGSGTMGNGIAHVFAQYGYKVSLIDISEDALKKAMATIDKNLSRQVEKGAITADVKQKALSNLSTSTSVKEGIGQADLVVEAATENVDLKLKIFKDIDEVAKPTSILATNTSSISITKIAAATKRPAQVIGMHFMNPVPVMKLVEVIRGYATSDETTKAVMELSKKLEKIPVEVNDYPGFVANRILMPMINEAIYNLYEGVAGVSEIDNVMKLGMAHPMGPLQLADFIGLDVCLSIMRVLHEGFGNPKYAPCPLLVNMVQAGHKGVKSGNGFYKYQAGSKELVVADSFKGRS, from the coding sequence ATGAATAACATCGCAGTGATTGGCTCCGGCACTATGGGCAATGGTATTGCCCACGTATTTGCACAATATGGTTACAAGGTTTCGTTGATCGATATTTCGGAAGACGCATTGAAGAAAGCAATGGCTACGATCGACAAAAATCTTAGCCGCCAGGTAGAGAAAGGCGCTATTACCGCTGATGTAAAACAAAAAGCACTATCCAACCTGTCGACCTCTACTTCGGTGAAGGAAGGGATCGGCCAGGCTGATTTAGTCGTAGAAGCAGCTACCGAGAACGTTGATTTAAAATTGAAAATTTTCAAAGACATCGATGAAGTGGCTAAGCCAACATCTATTTTGGCTACGAACACGTCTTCGATTTCAATTACCAAAATAGCAGCAGCTACAAAAAGACCTGCCCAGGTCATCGGGATGCACTTCATGAACCCTGTGCCCGTAATGAAGCTCGTGGAAGTCATCCGTGGGTATGCCACCAGTGATGAAACCACAAAAGCAGTAATGGAACTTTCTAAAAAACTGGAAAAAATTCCTGTTGAAGTGAATGATTATCCCGGCTTTGTTGCCAACCGAATCCTTATGCCGATGATCAATGAAGCGATCTATAATTTATACGAAGGTGTGGCCGGGGTCAGCGAAATAGACAACGTGATGAAACTCGGTATGGCTCACCCGATGGGGCCACTGCAATTGGCTGATTTTATTGGATTGGATGTGTGCCTTTCCATTATGCGTGTGCTTCACGAAGGATTCGGTAATCCCAAGTATGCGCCATGTCCACTCCTGGTAAATATGGTGCAAGCCGGACATAAAGGCGTGAAATCAGGAAACGGATTTTATAAGTACCAGGCTGGAAGCAAAGAGTTGGTTGTCGCTGATAGCTTTAAAGGCAGGTCTTAG
- the tsaD gene encoding tRNA N6-adenosine threonylcarbamoyltransferase — MVQSLPTILAIESSCDETSASVIQSGKVLNNVIASQEVHHKHGGVVPELASRAHQQSILRVVNDAMQQAGIENGKLNAIAFTRGPGLMGSLLVGVSFAKGMALALNLPLIEVNHMEAHVLAHFIAEPRPQFPFLCLTVSGGHTQIVLAKDFLQMEVIGQTQDDAVGEAFDKAAKMMGLPYPGGPLIDKYAKLGNANAFKFSQTSMPGLDFSFSGIKTAFLYFLRDRKKEDERFVDNNLNDICASLQRHLVEMLLQKLKLAASQTGIKEIAIAGGVAANSGLRNTLTMVAKELNWKIFIPEFQYCTDNAAMIAIAAHYKFLKGDFSSMDVAPVANLEIGIR; from the coding sequence ATGGTTCAATCCCTCCCAACAATCCTCGCCATTGAGTCTTCATGTGATGAAACTTCAGCATCGGTCATTCAATCCGGCAAGGTACTTAATAATGTAATAGCCTCACAGGAGGTGCACCACAAGCATGGTGGAGTTGTTCCTGAATTGGCCTCGCGTGCGCATCAGCAAAGCATCCTTCGTGTAGTTAACGATGCCATGCAACAGGCTGGTATTGAAAACGGCAAATTAAATGCCATAGCTTTTACACGGGGACCGGGACTTATGGGGTCTCTACTAGTGGGCGTATCGTTTGCCAAGGGAATGGCGCTCGCCCTGAATCTACCACTGATTGAGGTAAACCACATGGAAGCGCACGTGTTGGCTCATTTCATTGCTGAACCACGCCCTCAATTTCCATTTCTGTGCCTTACAGTTAGTGGAGGGCATACTCAAATCGTACTGGCGAAAGATTTTTTGCAAATGGAAGTGATTGGTCAGACGCAGGATGATGCGGTGGGTGAGGCCTTCGACAAAGCTGCCAAGATGATGGGGCTGCCTTACCCGGGTGGACCGTTGATTGACAAGTACGCAAAACTGGGCAATGCCAATGCGTTTAAGTTTTCACAAACTTCCATGCCTGGACTTGATTTTTCTTTCAGTGGAATCAAAACTGCGTTTCTCTACTTTCTCCGCGACCGAAAAAAAGAAGACGAGCGTTTTGTTGACAATAACCTGAATGACATTTGTGCGAGTCTCCAACGTCACCTGGTAGAGATGCTTTTACAAAAACTGAAACTGGCCGCTTCACAAACGGGTATAAAGGAAATAGCGATTGCGGGTGGAGTAGCAGCTAACTCGGGATTGAGAAACACCCTGACAATGGTGGCCAAAGAGCTGAACTGGAAAATATTCATTCCTGAATTTCAATACTGCACAGACAATGCAGCAATGATTGCAATCGCAGCTCATTATAAATTTTTGAAAGGGGATTTCAGTTCGATGGATGTTGCGCCTGTAGCAAATCTTGAGATCGGAATACGATAA